The proteins below are encoded in one region of Ciconia boyciana chromosome 19, ASM3463844v1, whole genome shotgun sequence:
- the LOC140661727 gene encoding group IIE secretory phospholipase A2-like, which produces MKLLLLLCFARLAPTACNVIQFGSMIKCKTGKSPLSYNGYGCSCGLGGSKEPLHVTAKCCHAHDCCYKKLSSSRCGPKLVTYKYSTWGSQIICGSRAWCKRQSCECDRRAAECFQRTARTYRNPYKNYPNFLCRSLTPS; this is translated from the exons ATGAAGCTcttgctgctcctctgct TCGCACGGCTGGCCCCCACCGCCTGCAATGTGATTCAGTTCGGGTCAATGATTAAGTGCAAGACGGGGAAATCGCCGCTGTCTTACAATGGTTACGGCTGCAGCTGCGGCTTGGGGGGATCCAAAGAGCCGCTGCATGTGACTGCTAA GTGCTGCCACGCCCATGACTGCTGCTACAAGAAGCTGTCTTCCTCTCGCTGCGGTCCCAAACTGGTCACCTACAAATACTCCACCTGGGGAAGCCAGATAATCTGTG GATCCAGGGCTTGGTGCAAAAGACAGAGCTGTGAGTGTGACAGGCGGGCAGCAGAGTGCTTCCAAAGGACAGCCAGGACCTACCGCAACCCTTACAAGAATTACCCCAACTTTCTGTGCAGGAGCCTAACTCCCTCCTGA